The following coding sequences lie in one Xanthomonas hyacinthi genomic window:
- a CDS encoding tetratricopeptide repeat protein: MLAWVGASAAGAQAAVPAPKEFYFDQDRSTTRPVVAIAGSGNALVDRLAAAVRRDPNAAEARAQLASIAMAGGRRELGEELYQAVLRTLTVGAQRRQIEWNYGWDLLRAGDPGRALAQWSGLVNGRPAAPDWVPPTLALVLWRLDRKDEAVKWYAAAVRTWPDQWGPGADFARLLPAWREDERATLSEVQAAWQASPPAWP, encoded by the coding sequence ATGCTGGCCTGGGTGGGCGCGAGCGCGGCCGGGGCGCAAGCGGCCGTGCCGGCGCCGAAGGAGTTCTACTTCGACCAGGACCGCAGCACCACGCGCCCGGTGGTGGCGATCGCCGGCAGCGGCAATGCGCTGGTCGACCGCCTTGCCGCCGCGGTGCGGCGCGATCCGAACGCGGCCGAGGCACGCGCGCAGCTGGCGTCCATCGCCATGGCCGGCGGCCGCCGCGAACTGGGCGAAGAGCTGTACCAGGCGGTACTGCGCACGCTGACGGTCGGCGCGCAACGCCGCCAGATCGAATGGAACTACGGCTGGGACCTGCTGCGTGCCGGCGATCCGGGGCGCGCGCTGGCGCAGTGGAGCGGGCTGGTCAACGGCCGCCCGGCGGCACCGGACTGGGTGCCGCCGACGCTGGCGCTGGTGCTGTGGCGGCTGGACCGCAAGGACGAGGCGGTGAAGTGGTATGCCGCCGCGGTGCGCACCTGGCCGGACCAGTGGGGCCCGGGCGCCGACTTCGCCAGGCTGCTGCCGGCCTGGCGCGAGGACGAACGCGCCACCCTGTCCGAGGTGCAGGCGGCCTGGCAGGCCAGCCCGCCGGCCTGGCCCTGA
- a CDS encoding M3 family metallopeptidase — MAEKFSVRLFRRWLAALCFSASLGSAASAESLPPSTESRSADESQFFPSSADELASRGGLETRLTRVRSQADRSATAHETFSAFESIFGACLKHYAYYELISSRDGDNTSAREALENIEKLCSEASAGAKKALLSSSPTASWTKPYAYLRLKAKRDQAHSFAQGSDALAESSARALERFERLYGLTLRAADFATIQANTQSLNAFFDYKTLMALPDASIRQAAWNSYWSGLQSSKQILANILLGITEVKNGRAIAQGYPNAADAAYSAMGLTVPEVSATILSMQHHSRSLKAYQALLGAADSADQRETVPPWDVAASEGGQQSHLLSLSQLQQIARRATRRLGATHSAEIAAVLDPNGHRMDFSTRQGARAMDAFSITAPGVSSVLFVGYRRPDLESDVEVVHEAAHAVHGQLMNAQGTSPLNRNGAPWLMEAFAILDELLFREQLVREAKDPDRQEYYLRSLVDDLALQLFTSAEEAQLEDAIYRGVLDGKIGSSSELDELTRSILCNYELWPRQHPELAGTWESKRLFYQDPLYLANYLYAGLIAVKLYALSQENDAGFRQRYATLLGRGFEAEPGSMIEELLGEKLDWVQLVNDDVRIFDSKVAQLRTARAARLRFGYPSAPSRHAQAGRVASDSRLP; from the coding sequence ATGGCCGAAAAATTTTCGGTACGGCTTTTCAGACGTTGGTTAGCCGCACTTTGCTTTAGCGCGAGCCTCGGATCTGCCGCGTCCGCCGAGTCATTGCCGCCATCGACCGAATCTCGGTCTGCTGATGAGTCGCAGTTCTTTCCATCGTCTGCCGACGAGCTCGCCTCGCGCGGCGGACTTGAGACACGACTTACTCGGGTCCGATCTCAGGCCGATCGCTCGGCAACCGCGCATGAAACATTCTCTGCGTTTGAAAGCATTTTTGGCGCCTGCTTGAAGCACTACGCGTATTACGAGCTCATCAGCTCCCGCGATGGCGACAATACATCGGCGCGGGAAGCCTTGGAAAACATAGAGAAGCTTTGTTCCGAGGCATCGGCCGGTGCAAAGAAAGCGCTCTTGAGCAGCTCCCCAACGGCGTCCTGGACGAAGCCCTACGCCTATCTTCGTCTGAAGGCCAAGCGCGACCAGGCGCATAGTTTCGCTCAAGGCAGCGATGCCCTGGCTGAATCGTCGGCACGCGCTTTGGAGCGCTTCGAGCGTCTCTACGGCCTGACCCTCCGCGCTGCCGACTTCGCGACTATCCAGGCGAATACCCAATCGCTCAATGCGTTCTTCGACTACAAGACCCTGATGGCGCTTCCCGATGCATCTATCCGCCAAGCGGCATGGAACAGCTACTGGTCGGGACTCCAATCCAGCAAGCAGATACTGGCGAATATCCTGCTCGGCATTACCGAGGTCAAGAATGGCAGAGCCATCGCACAAGGCTATCCGAATGCTGCCGATGCCGCGTATTCCGCCATGGGGCTGACTGTGCCGGAGGTGAGCGCCACGATCCTGTCCATGCAACACCACTCTCGATCATTGAAGGCGTATCAGGCACTGCTGGGTGCAGCCGACAGCGCCGATCAGCGGGAAACCGTGCCTCCTTGGGACGTGGCTGCATCGGAAGGCGGCCAGCAATCGCATCTCCTTTCCCTATCCCAACTACAACAGATTGCGCGTCGCGCTACTCGCAGGCTGGGCGCAACGCACTCCGCGGAGATCGCAGCAGTCCTCGATCCAAACGGTCATCGGATGGATTTTTCCACTCGTCAGGGTGCAAGGGCAATGGATGCCTTCTCCATCACGGCACCCGGCGTTTCCTCGGTCCTGTTTGTCGGCTACCGTCGTCCCGACTTGGAAAGCGACGTCGAAGTCGTGCATGAAGCCGCGCATGCCGTGCATGGGCAACTTATGAACGCACAAGGGACTTCTCCTTTGAATCGGAACGGTGCGCCTTGGTTGATGGAGGCCTTCGCCATCCTGGATGAATTGCTCTTCCGCGAGCAGCTCGTCCGGGAGGCGAAGGACCCGGACCGGCAGGAGTATTACCTCAGAAGCCTGGTGGACGACTTGGCGCTGCAGTTGTTTACATCGGCGGAGGAAGCGCAACTTGAAGATGCGATCTATCGCGGCGTTCTAGATGGCAAAATCGGTTCATCCTCCGAGCTGGATGAACTTACCCGCTCGATCCTGTGCAACTACGAGCTTTGGCCACGCCAGCATCCAGAGCTTGCTGGTACCTGGGAGAGCAAGCGGCTCTTCTATCAGGATCCACTCTACCTCGCCAACTACCTCTATGCCGGGCTGATTGCGGTCAAGCTGTATGCCCTCAGCCAAGAGAATGACGCCGGATTCCGCCAACGCTACGCCACGCTCCTAGGACGAGGCTTTGAGGCTGAACCTGGCTCCATGATCGAGGAATTGCTCGGCGAGAAGCTCGATTGGGTCCAGCTGGTTAACGATGACGTTCGCATTTTCGACTCGAAGGTCGCGCAACTGCGTACAGCGCGCGCAGCACGCCTTCGATTCGGCTACCCCAGCGCCCCCAGCCGCCACGCCCAGGCCGGCAGGGTGGCCAGCGACAGCAGGCTGCCGTAG
- a CDS encoding Ax21 family protein, protein MKTSLLALGLLAALPFAASAAEGLSYNYVEGGYIKTDASGGDADGWAVKGSYAINPNFSVFGDFSRQKTDLGDVDVDQWRIGAGYNHEISTSTDLVTRVAYNRFDPEDGTKFNGYSAEVGIRTAFNPYFEVYALGGYEDYTKKDGINPDGEFYGRLGAQAKLNQNWGLSADLKMNRDGDKEWFVGPRFSW, encoded by the coding sequence ATGAAGACTTCTCTGCTCGCTCTCGGCCTCCTGGCCGCTCTGCCGTTCGCTGCCTCCGCGGCCGAAGGCCTGTCCTACAACTACGTCGAAGGCGGTTACATCAAGACCGACGCCAGCGGCGGCGACGCGGATGGTTGGGCCGTCAAGGGTTCCTACGCGATCAACCCGAACTTCAGCGTGTTCGGCGACTTCAGCCGCCAGAAGACCGACCTGGGCGACGTCGATGTCGACCAGTGGCGCATCGGCGCCGGCTACAACCACGAGATCTCGACCAGCACCGACCTGGTGACCCGCGTGGCCTATAACCGCTTCGACCCGGAAGACGGCACCAAGTTCAACGGCTACAGCGCCGAAGTCGGCATCCGCACCGCGTTCAACCCGTACTTCGAGGTGTATGCGCTGGGCGGCTACGAGGACTACACCAAGAAGGACGGCATCAACCCGGACGGCGAGTTCTACGGCCGCCTCGGCGCCCAGGCCAAGCTCAACCAGAACTGGGGCCTGAGCGCGGACCTGAAGATGAACCGCGACGGCGACAAGGAATGGTTCGTCGGCCCGCGTTTCAGCTGGTAA